From Scleropages formosus chromosome 25, fSclFor1.1, whole genome shotgun sequence, a single genomic window includes:
- the polr2j gene encoding DNA-directed RNA polymerase II subunit RPB11-a — protein MNAPPAFESFLLFEGEKKITIIKDTKVPNACLFTLNKEDHTLGNIIRSQLLKDPQVLFAGYKVPHPLEHKIVIRVQTTPDYSPQEAFTNAITDLISELSLLEERFRVAIKDKQEGIE, from the exons ATGAACGCACCACCAGCTTTCGAGTCATTTTTGCTGTTCGAAGGAGAGAAAAA AATTACAATAATTAAGGACACGAAGGTGCCCAACGCGTGCCTGTTCACCTTGAACAAAGAGGACCACACGCTGGGGAACATCATACGATC GCAGCTGCTGAAGGACCCCCAGGTGCTGTTCGCAGGATACAAGGTGCCCCATCCTCTGGAGCACAAGATCGTGATCCGCGTGCAGACCACGCCGGACTACAGCCCCCAGGAGGCCTTCACGAACGCCATCACTGACCTCATCAGTGAGCTCTCCTTGCTGGAGGAGAGGTTCAGG
- the ncf1 gene encoding neutrophil cytosol factor 1, whose product MDPTYIRHLELLGFERRFFPRHHYVYMFLVKWSDLSEKLVYRKYPEIHTFHKSLKEMFPIEAGDIDPKDRIIPSLPAPKWFDNQKTTENRQGTLAEYCHSLLNLPPKISRCQLLLDFFQVRPDDEIPPSSHPFKRNETYLMSKDRSRNNTSEISGPIILETYRAISDYSKNSKREVDLSAGDMLEIIEKNPNGWWFCQCESRRGWVPASYLEPLEGPDEAEEPEPNYEGELYETIKAYTATQEDEFTLQAGEIIEVIHKLLDGWWVVRKGEETGYYPSMFLCKTGLRKEADTDRNMIRRETPPPRRSTIRNVKSIHAKGRNRITQDAYRRNSRRYLQQRGPRSSPGRAAPKASAGSSAQDRRLTGGSASGPASEPKKMPIVPPRPSTELILERCTADTRKKVVIHSTT is encoded by the exons ATGGACCCCACATACATCCGTCACCTCGAGCTGCTGGGCTTCGAAAGGAGATTCTTCCCTCGGCATCATTAC GTGTACATGTTCCTGGTGAAATGGAGTGACCTGTCAGAAAAGCTAGTCTACAGGAAATATCCAGAAATTCATACGTTTCAT AAatctctgaaagagatgttccCCATTGAAGCTGGAGACATTGATCCCAAAGACAGGATAATTCCCTCCCTGCCTG cACCAAAGTGGTTTGACAATCAGAAGACAACTGAAAACAGACAGGGCACATTGGCAGAGTACTGCCATTCCTTGCTCAACCTGCCACCCAAGATTTCACGGTGCCAGCTGCTGTTGGACTTTTTCCAGGTCAGACCTGATGATGAGATTCCACCCTCCTCACACCC gtttaaaagaaatgaaacctACTTGATGTCAAAGGACAGATCAAGAAACAACACATCTG AGATCAGTGGCCCCATTATCCTGGAGACATACAGGGCTATTTCAGATTACAGCAAAAACTCCAAGCGTGAAGTGGACCTGTCTGCAGGAGACATGTTGGAGATTATAGAGAAGAATCCTAATG GCTGGTGGTTCTGCCAGTGCGAGTCCCGCCGTGGCTGGGTGCCTGCATCCTACCTGGAGCCATTGGAGGGACCTGATGAGGCtgaggagccagagccaaactaCGAGG GGGAGTTGTATGAAACCATTAAAGCATATACCGCCACTCAAGAAGATGAGTTCACCCTTCAAGCAGGAGAGATTATTGAGGTCATCCACAAATTGCTGGACGGCTGGTGGGTGGTCAG GAAAGGGGAGGAGACTGGCTACTATCCCTCCATGTTCCTGTGCAAAACTGGACTAAGGAAGGAGGCAGACACCGACAGGAATATGATCAGAAGGGAGACACCCCCACCCAGAAG GTCCACAATCCGTAACGTTAAGAGCATCCACGCAAAAGGGCGCAACCGAATCACCCAGGACGCCTACCGCAGGAACAGCCGGCGCTACTTGCAACAGCGCGGCCCTCGTTCCTCCCCTGGCCGCGCAGCCCCCAAGGCCTCGGCGGGGTCATCCGCGCAGGACAGGAGGCTCACGGGCG GGAGCGCTTCTGGGCCTGCTTCGGAGCCCAAAAAGATGCCCATCGTACCTCCCCGTCCAAGTACAGAGCTCATCCTGGAGCGCTGCACGGCGGATACGCGGAAGAAGGTTGTTATCCACAGCACCACCTGA
- the rcc1l gene encoding RCC1-like G exchanging factor-like protein — MLVFAAVALSPLRALCEQRVERVASGGRRWLSRSSAPKHPKEERRGGPVFQYAGRRHRPKHKVFVWGFSYAGALGIPSFVLPDSGRKKCRKHQYTPYRLETEHQISSAACGYGFTLLSSKTLDVTKVWGMGLNKDSQLGFQVSCHDRQKSYEYVLEPSPVALPLARPQETRVVQVACGRAHSLVLTDAEGVFSLGNNAYGQCGRKIVEEEIYSGSHVIHKIEGFDSPVTQVACGQDHSLFLTERGQVYACGWGADGQTGLGHYNMTSHPVAVGGDLTGVRVQQVSSYGDLSLAVSQDGSLFGWGNSEYLQLSAVTEDLQLSTPRHLPLEGVGKLQQAACGGTQVAVLNDKGEVFVWGYGILGKGPNLSEAKTPEMIPLTLFGRSEFNPSVRVAQIRCGLHHFAAVTDRGELFVWGKNVRGCLGIGKPDDQFFPWRVTVPGHVLDVACGVDHMVALVKSLT, encoded by the exons ATGTTG GTTTTTGCCGCCGTGGCCTTGTCCCCTCTAAGAGCGCTGTGCGAACAGCGGGTGGAGCGGGTCGCCTCGGGGGGCCGAAGGTGGCTGTCGCGCAGCTCGGCGCCGAAGCACCCGAAGGAGGAGCGCCGCGGCGGACCGGTGTTCCAGTACGCGGGCCGGCGCCACCGGCCCAAACACAAGGTCTTTGTCTGGGGGTTCAGCTACGCCGGCGCCCTCGGCATCCCCAGCTTTGTGCTTCCTGACAGCGGGAGGAAGAAGTGCCGCAAGCACCAGTACACCCCTTACCGCTTGGAGACCGAGCATCAG ATCTCATCCGCAGCCTGTGGATACGGCTTCACTTTACTGTCCTCTAAAACCCTTGATGTGACCAAAGTGTGGGGTATGGGCCTCAATAAGGACTCCCAGCTGGGGTTCCAGGTTTCCTGCCATGACCGTC AGAAGAGCTACGAGTATGTCCTGGAGCCCTCGCCGGTCGCCCTCCCCTTGGCTAGACCGCAGGAGACGAGAGTTGTCCAGGTGGCCTGTGGGCGCGCCCACTCTCTTGTTCTCACAGATGCAGAGGGAG TTTTCAGCCTCGGGAACAATGCATATGGACAGTGTGGGAGGAAGATTGTGGAGGAAGAAATCTACAG CGGCAGTCATGTCATCCACAAGATCGAGGGCTTTGACAGCCCTGTCACTCAG GTGGCGTGTGGGCAGGACCACAGTCTATTCCTGACTGAAAGGGGCCAGGTGTACGCCTGTGGGTGGGGGGCAGACGGACAGACAG GCCTGGGACATTACAATATGACGTCCCATCCCGTAGCCGTGGGGGGTGATCTGACAGGGGTGCGGGTGCAGCAGGTGTCCTCATACGGAGACCTCAGCCTGGCAGTTTCGCAGGACGGGTCTCTCTTTGGTTGGGGCAACTCCGAGTACCTTCAGTTGTCCGCTGTCACCGAAGACTTGCAG CTCAGCACTCCacggcacctccctttggaagGAGTGGGCAAGCTGCAGCAGGCGGCATGCGGGGGAACACAGGTGGCTGTTCTGAATG ACAAAGGGGAGGTCTTTGTCTGGGGCTACGGTATCCTGGGAAAAGGGCCAAACCTGTCAGAAGCAAAAACCCCAGAGATGATCCCACTAACACTATTCGGGCGCTCTGAGTTTAACCCCTCGGTGCGCGTCGCTCAGATCCGATGTGGACTTCACCACTTTGCAGCTGTCACAG ATAGAGGAGAGCTCTTTGTTTGGGGTAAGAATGTGAGAGGTTGCCTGGGTATTGGGAAGCCAGATGACCAGTTCTTTCCTTGGCGG GTGACTGTCCCAGGGCATGTGCTGGATGTGGCCTGTGGGGTCGACCACATGGTTGCGCTGGTCAAGTCCCTGACATGA